One part of the Euzebyales bacterium genome encodes these proteins:
- a CDS encoding phosphatase PAP2 family protein, giving the protein MKDAPSPVARRPSVQKVTGAVAAATVTAVVSALVGRSSISAGEERVFRLLNDAPAAFWPLLWPPMQLGNLAAPAAVGTFVAVRTRRWRPVLAVLGAGYAAWAASQVLKDLVRRERPAVLLADVMLREPAEGLGFVSGHAAISAAIAAGLWPQLPPRGRFAASAVAGLVGIGRIYSGAHLPLDVLGGQAIGVLTGLGVATVIGAPATHIGPASER; this is encoded by the coding sequence GTGAAGGACGCACCGTCGCCCGTCGCACGCCGCCCCTCCGTCCAGAAGGTAACGGGGGCCGTCGCCGCAGCGACGGTCACAGCGGTCGTGTCGGCGCTCGTTGGCCGGTCGTCGATCTCGGCCGGCGAGGAGCGGGTGTTCCGGCTGCTCAACGATGCGCCCGCCGCGTTCTGGCCGTTGTTGTGGCCGCCGATGCAGCTGGGCAACCTGGCCGCGCCAGCCGCGGTTGGCACCTTCGTTGCCGTCCGAACGCGGCGGTGGCGACCTGTCCTGGCCGTGCTCGGCGCCGGCTATGCGGCGTGGGCTGCGTCGCAAGTGCTCAAGGACCTCGTCCGTCGGGAGCGCCCAGCGGTGCTCCTGGCCGACGTCATGCTGCGCGAACCGGCCGAAGGTCTCGGGTTCGTCTCCGGTCACGCCGCGATCTCAGCAGCGATCGCAGCCGGACTGTGGCCCCAGCTTCCCCCACGAGGACGGTTCGCCGCTTCGGCGGTCGCTGGGCTCGTCGGCATCGGTCGCATCTATTCGGGTGCGCACCTGCCCCTCGATGTCCTGGGCGGGCAGGCGATCGGCGTGCTCACCGGCCTCGGCGTCGCCACCGTCATTGGCGCGCCGGCGACACACATCGGGCCGGCGTCGGAGCGGTGA
- a CDS encoding NAD-dependent epimerase/dehydratase family protein, whose amino-acid sequence MVDMHVVFGTGAIGLALIDELAHAGLPPRAVNRSGYAPVPDGVDVIGGDASDPAFTTRATAGATVVYQCLNPPYHRWAEQFPPLQDAVVAAARSAGARYVSFENVYMYGDTGGAPMTETTPQRAHTRKGAVRAAMADQLRRLHDAGDLAVTTARASDYFGPRATTQSPLGDRVIGAAIAGRPAQVIGDPDQPHSYTYAPDAARTLVALGTSDDVVGEVWHVPNASARTTREIIAMLAHEIGSPVKVRVAPTLILRLMGVLDPTVRELHEMLYEFTQPFVVDGDKATERLGVTATPLDDAVRQTVAWFRNHSATR is encoded by the coding sequence ATGGTCGACATGCACGTGGTGTTCGGGACCGGTGCGATCGGCCTCGCGCTGATCGACGAGTTGGCGCACGCTGGGTTGCCGCCCCGAGCGGTCAACCGTTCGGGATACGCCCCGGTGCCCGACGGCGTCGATGTGATCGGCGGCGACGCGTCGGATCCCGCGTTCACAACCAGGGCGACGGCCGGAGCCACGGTCGTGTACCAGTGCCTCAACCCGCCGTACCACCGGTGGGCGGAGCAGTTCCCGCCGCTGCAGGACGCCGTCGTCGCAGCCGCCCGTTCGGCCGGCGCGCGGTACGTGTCATTCGAGAACGTCTACATGTACGGCGACACGGGCGGCGCACCGATGACCGAGACGACGCCGCAGCGGGCACACACCCGCAAAGGCGCAGTCCGGGCCGCCATGGCCGACCAGCTGCGCCGGCTGCACGACGCGGGTGACCTGGCCGTGACCACAGCCCGGGCCTCGGACTACTTCGGGCCGCGAGCAACCACTCAGAGCCCGCTCGGTGATCGCGTCATCGGCGCCGCGATCGCCGGCAGACCCGCCCAGGTGATCGGCGACCCGGACCAACCCCACAGCTACACATACGCGCCGGACGCCGCGCGCACCCTGGTCGCGCTCGGTACCTCCGACGACGTCGTCGGTGAGGTCTGGCACGTCCCGAATGCCAGCGCACGGACCACCCGCGAGATCATCGCGATGCTCGCCCACGAGATCGGATCCCCAGTGAAGGTGCGGGTGGCACCCACCCTCATCCTGCGGCTGATGGGAGTGCTCGACCCAACGGTCCGCGAGCTGCACGAGATGCTCTACGAGTTCACGCAACCGTTCGTCGTTGACGGGGACAAGGCGACCGAGCGGCTCGGCGTGACCGCCACGCCACTCGATGACGCGGTCCGCCAGACGGTCGCCTGGTTCCGCAACCACTCCGCGACACGCTGA